A stretch of the Diadema setosum chromosome 16, eeDiaSeto1, whole genome shotgun sequence genome encodes the following:
- the LOC140240222 gene encoding pyrroline-5-carboxylate reductase 1, mitochondrial-like, with protein MSYGTVGFLGAGKIAQTIAKGLLAANAVAPDRIAASDPARKNLQVLQDLGVKAADGNTELVKNADTIFLAVKPTVAGRVLEEVAPHITRDHLVVSLAAGITIDILEDSLPTKSRVIRAMPNTPLIIQQGATIYACGKNTREGDGKILQSLLSQLGLCIEGDETVIDAAMALSGCGPAYAYVAIDALADGGVKMGLPRDVAIKLSAQALLGSATMVLGGNKHPSQLKDEVCSPGGTAIDAIHELEKGGFRHCLIEAVEAACLKARKLNALLQFQKKN; from the exons ATGTCTTACGGCACAGTCGGGTTTCTCGGAGCTGGAAAAATAGCTCAAACCATCGCCAAGGGTCTTCTAGCTGCAA ATGCTGTTGCACCAGACAGGATAGCTGCTAGTGATCCAGCGAGAAAAAATCTTCAGGTTTTGCAG GACTTGGGTGTGAAAGCAGCAGATGGCAACACAGAACTGGTGAAAAATGCAGACACAATCTTTCTGGCGGTCAAGCCGACCGTTGCTGGCAGGGTTTTGGAGGAGGTTGCCCCTCATATCACCAGGGATCACCTAGTCGTCTCCTTGGCTGCTGGTATCACCATCGATATTCTTgaagat AGTCTCCCCACTAAAAGTAGGGTCATCCGGGCCATGCCGAACACTCCGCTTATTATCCAGCAGGGCGCCACCATCTATGCCTGCGGCAAGAACACCAGGGAGGGTGACGGAAAGATACTTCAGTCGCTGCTCTCACAGCTGGGCCTGTGCATCGAGGGGGACGAAACGGTGATTGACGCTGCCATGGCACTCAGTGGGTGCGGTCCAGCCTAT GCTTACGTGGCGATTGATGCTCTCGCTGACGGAGGAGTTAAGATGGGTCTCCCACGTGATGTGGCAATCAAGCTGAGTGCACAAGCATTACTG GGATCAGCCACAATGGTACTGGGAGGCAACAAGCACCCATCGCAGCTCAAGGACGAGGTCTGCTCACCGGGAGGAACAGCGATCGATGCCATCCACGAACTGGAGAAGGGCGGCTTCCGGCACTGCCTGATTGAGGCTGTCGAGGCTGCTTGCCTGAAAGCTAGAAAGCTGAATGCCTTGCTGCAGTTTCAGAAGAAAAATTAG